Genomic window (Leptotrichia sp. oral taxon 212):
TATTTTCATATTTTTCCCAGTTTGCATCTTCTTCTGTTAATGCACTGGATTCTAAAGCCGCTGAAACAAGAGCTTCAAGATTTTTAAATCCTAAATCAGGATTTCCGTATTTTGCACCGATAACTTCTCCCTGTTCTGTAAGACGTATAGTTCCGGCAGTACTTCCTTCAGGCTGTGCAAGAATGGCTTCGTAGCTTGGTCCTCCTCCACGACCGACAGTTCCTCCTCTGCCATGGAAGAATGAAATCTGAACGTTAAATTTTTTTCCTATTTTTGTCAGTTCTTTCTGTGCCTTATACAATGACCAGCTTGAACTCAGATATCCTCCGTCTTTGTTACTGTCTGAATATCCAAGCATTACTTCCTGTTTTCTTCCCCTTTTTGCCATCCATTTTTCAACTAGCGGAAGCGAGAACCATTTTGTAAGTATTTCAGGTGCGGCTTCAAGATCTTCCACCGTTTCAAACAATGGTACAATCTGAAGGTCACAGAATTCATTTCCTTTATTTCCTTTTGCCAGATTAGCTTCCTTTAGTAAAATTGCTACTTCCAGCATATCTGAAACACTTGTTGCATGAGAAATAAGATTCTTTTCAACAATTTTATTTCCAAATCTTTTTCTCAGTGACTTAACTTTTCTAAATATTGCAAGTTCTCCTGAAAGCAGTTCGCTCTGAGGAATTGTTTCATCACTTAAAATACGTGGATCATGTTCCAGCTCCCTAAGTAATATTTCGCAACGTGCTTCTTCTGAAAGGCTCAGGTAGTCGTCCAGAATATTTGCACTTTTCAGTAATTCGGCCACACAGATTTCGTGTACTCCTGAATCCTGTCTCAAATCAATTGTTGCAAGATGGAATCCAAATATTTTAGTTGCACTTATAAGATTCTGGAGATTACCTTTTACTAAAAATTCAGCATTGTTCTTAATAAGTGAATCAGCTATTATTTCTAAGTCCTTAGTGAATTCTTCCGAATTGCTGTAAGGATTGTCAGGTACATTTTTTCTTTTTGGTGGCAGAACTTCTTTATTTTCACATAAACTGTAAGCTGTAGCCAGAAGTCTGTCGTTTATTGCAGTCAGTGCACATCTGTATGGTTCATTTACACGGTGCGGGGAAACTTCTCCTGCCATATCTGAAAGATTTTTGAGGCCTTCTGATATATCTACCATGACATTTGAGATGGATAAATCACGATATATAAGCGAGACTTCATCAAGATAATACTGAAAAAGTCTAAGAGCCTGAGCCTGAGCCGATGTTTCAAGAGTATTTACAGTAACATAAGGATTTCCGTCACGGTCTCCTCCAATCCACATTCCCATAGTAAGCGGAATAAGATTTTCAGCAGTTTCCTGATTTTCACCAAGTTTTTTAGAAATTTCCTGAAATTTATTTGTTAAATTTGGAATTTCGTTAAAGAAAGTTATATTGTAGTATCCCAGTACATTACTTATTTCATCAACAACTCTCAGCTTTGAAGTTCTTAACATGGAAGTCTGCCATAAAATCTGTACACCCCTATTTAAATCATCTATCCACTGCATTTCATCAATCTGATGATTTTTCACACTTTCGTGCAGATCAAGTATATCTGTTATTTTTCTTATGAGGTCAAGAATACTTTTTCTTTGAACCTGTGTAGGGTGTGCTGTCAATACTGGAACAACATTTACTCTTTTCATTGCATTTAGTATTTTTTCGCTGCTTATTCCTTTTTTCTTTAAGTTTTTCAAT
Coding sequences:
- the ppc gene encoding phosphoenolpyruvate carboxylase, with the protein product MDLKNLPVTPLPTVKLDEQQQNLLEHNRLFGTLLGESIFTYAGLHIYQVTESLREASIQYYKTKNQESRKNLSSFCSQLSNQDILRVIRGFSYFSVLANIAEDVYQTHQHRNAKFSNKIQIGTLEKSLKNLKKKGISSEKILNAMKRVNVVPVLTAHPTQVQRKSILDLIRKITDILDLHESVKNHQIDEMQWIDDLNRGVQILWQTSMLRTSKLRVVDEISNVLGYYNITFFNEIPNLTNKFQEISKKLGENQETAENLIPLTMGMWIGGDRDGNPYVTVNTLETSAQAQALRLFQYYLDEVSLIYRDLSISNVMVDISEGLKNLSDMAGEVSPHRVNEPYRCALTAINDRLLATAYSLCENKEVLPPKRKNVPDNPYSNSEEFTKDLEIIADSLIKNNAEFLVKGNLQNLISATKIFGFHLATIDLRQDSGVHEICVAELLKSANILDDYLSLSEEARCEILLRELEHDPRILSDETIPQSELLSGELAIFRKVKSLRKRFGNKIVEKNLISHATSVSDMLEVAILLKEANLAKGNKGNEFCDLQIVPLFETVEDLEAAPEILTKWFSLPLVEKWMAKRGRKQEVMLGYSDSNKDGGYLSSSWSLYKAQKELTKIGKKFNVQISFFHGRGGTVGRGGGPSYEAILAQPEGSTAGTIRLTEQGEVIGAKYGNPDLGFKNLEALVSAALESSALTEEDANWEKYENIISKISDFSYDAYRDLVYNTEGFSNFFFEVTPINAIAGLNIGSRPSSRKKNQTLESLRAIPWVFSWSQARIMLPGWYGVGSAFTKWIEEDENNLFVLQNMYKEWPFFRSAISNVDMVLSKSDLTIASEYVKLASDQKTAQEIFEKIVREWQLTVDILKKITGNDVLLADNPELASSLRNRLAYFDSMNYLQIELLKRLRKGDESDELKKAIHISINGLATGLRNSG